Within Pseudomonadota bacterium, the genomic segment AAGGACATGCGGTTCATGGCCAACAAGTTCGTGTTCGACGGCGTTCGAGGCGTGCTGATGACCTGGGGTGGAGCCTTTCCGGTCGATCGCGAGAAGCCCAGTATTCTCACCTGTCGTCACAGCCTCGAGGTGCTGCGCGGCGGCTCTGACCTCTGTGTCTTCCCGGAGGGACGCCTGGCCGATGAGCACAAGGACGGCCGCATCGGCGCCATCAAGAAAGGGCCTGCCGCCTTTGCGCTCAAGTCTGGCGTCGACCACGTCGTGCCCATGGCCATCCACTACGCGCCCAACACCCAGTCTCGGCTGGGAGAGAAGGCCGTGGGGCTTCTGGCAGCCACTGCAGTGACCGCTGCGGGTGTCGCGGCTGCGGCCTGCGGATCGCCTGCGGCTCAGACCGCGGCTTGCGCCGTCGTCACCGGAATGGTGAGTGCTTTCGTGGTGGGTCGAGCAGCGCATCGCGTGACGCCGGAGCCCGAGTGGAACAACCAGTGGCCCAAGTACATCGAGATGCTTCGCTGGGGGGCCGCCGCCGGCGCCGTCGGCGCGCTCGCCGGCGCTTTCGCCCTGCCGCACGCGGCGCTGCCGCTGATGAGCGCTGCAGCGGGCCTGGCCACGGTGCTCACGAATCGCGCCTGGGCGAACCGCGATGTGGCACACGTCAAGATCGCCCCTCCCATCGCGCTCGACGCCTATCGCGATCAGACAGCCGCCGAAGGTCCGGAAAAGGGACTGAAGCGCAAAGCGTCGATACGCCAGCTCACCGTCGATCTCCACCGCGCCATGGGCCACGCCAAGGCCGAGCTGACCGGCGTGCCCTACGACGACAGCGCGGAGAAGTTCCAAGGCACCATCAAGGAGACCCTTCGTATCTCCCCTTCCTCGGCATGACCCTCACTCACCCCGTCGTTCTCGTGCCGTCTCCTTCCCCAACGGCGCACTTTATATAGAGAGGACCCCCGCCCATGATCACCATCTCTGGCTCCCCCGTCCCGATGAAGACGCCAACGAGCGCTTCGGTCTCGAGCGCTGAGCAGCCGCCCGCGGAGAGCGCAGCCCTCGCGCCTTCCGAGACGTCTGTCCAGACATCATCGCAGCGCGACATCTTCGCCGCCGACCACGATCCAACGAAAGACGGTCGCCCGCTTCCTCCGCCCGGATATCGCGGTATCGATCCCGCCCCCACGCCGCTCATCCACAAAGCGGTCACCGCGGTGTGCGCGGGCGCGGGCCTGTGGACCCTCACCAACATCGCGACCCAGATCGCGGGGCTGCCCGCGGCCGGTGCCGCGCTTGCCGTGGCGGGGAGCGCCGCCGCGGCCACCGCCGCCTGGGCCCTCACCGATGCGGGAAGCGGGGCCTTTCACTTCCTGGTCGACAACTACGGCAGTCCGAAGACGCCGGTCGTGGGCAAGATGATCCGTGAGTTCCAGGAGCACCACGTCAAGCCGTGG encodes:
- a CDS encoding 1-acyl-sn-glycerol-3-phosphate acyltransferase, whose translation is KDMRFMANKFVFDGVRGVLMTWGGAFPVDREKPSILTCRHSLEVLRGGSDLCVFPEGRLADEHKDGRIGAIKKGPAAFALKSGVDHVVPMAIHYAPNTQSRLGEKAVGLLAATAVTAAGVAAAACGSPAAQTAACAVVTGMVSAFVVGRAAHRVTPEPEWNNQWPKYIEMLRWGAAAGAVGALAGAFALPHAALPLMSAAAGLATVLTNRAWANRDVAHVKIAPPIALDAYRDQTAAEGPEKGLKRKASIRQLTVDLHRAMGHAKAELTGVPYDDSAEKFQGTIKETLRISPSSA